The segment ATACATTACATTAGAACATCTAAATATTCTATTATGTAAAttgattatcataaaaattataaaacagaGTATTATATGAAGTTTGTAGTAGgcaattatttatgtaaacgacaaaatatgttaagaaaaaatttttgaacgttTTGTGTCtacatttatttgaattattaaacttgtaaattatcaataaactgtatatttttttgttcaatttataaaattattttggccATCATTGAAAACCTACTGTAGAGTAAATTCATCTATAATTATCgctaattaagtttttttaatttaattcaacatATCAGGCTTGGTCAGATATGAACAGGTATGGTCATATATCTGAACTTTTTGTCCTGAGAATATTGTCAACATCATAATATGTAAGTATACAATATTGACTGAACTTATATATGAGAGActtaaaatagatttttagcGCTAACATCCCTGGTTAAGGATTCCGATTGAATCCTATTGAAGTAAATCGGATTTCTCAATCAAGGattgattaatattattgcTCTAAACTTTTACTCCAGTAACTTGCGCAATAATATGACAAGAACCTCCctgattaaagaaaataattcacttaatatttatactcaCTCATAAAGCTCATAAATGTAGGTATAAAAGAGTTCTctcaaactataaaaaaagaaaatgttttttaatagTTGAAAATTGCTGTTCTTTAtcgatacaattatttaataacaatatggTGGAAAGTAAAATGGGTCTGTGATTCTCACGCATtgttacataataataatattactcaattttttatttcaaagctTACTCTGCTTATTCTATAGAGATAATACTGAAAGTTACGGTGGCTAGAaatatattagaaaaataaaaaaaaaaaaatgattaacacGGTGGTTGCTTTCTTAACAACAATTGCTGGTCAATTAGGTGAATTAAAAGGATCGTTCAAAGTGCAAAAGTTAACCCTTCGTAGGTCACATAATGAGCGCGCCGGCGccttttttgcatttttttttttctcgaaattgaattcattgataattttgaaaaaaattgagtgcATTCTTTTAAGCtatctgaaaattttcggaACCAGGCAGCGCTATGCCGCCCGGTGCGAGTGAACCTCCGGGAGATTTTCTAACTGCGCTGTTGCCAAATGTCGTTACCGCCACTATTTCAGTCTGTTTTACCGCATGTGAGgtacaaaaataaagtaatggTTGAAGTTagtttttactatttatattataacttatgtgatttgtttaaaataatgtaataattacactcgtattaaatattatttatataaaaataataactttaattaatcagaattaattattccatgtgataaattttaatcaaaaattgaattgaattataattttataatctgGTCCTagatgttaaatttaaaaatgccacgtgtgataaaaataaaaaatcagaaaaaaaattttattattcaattaaatttatgatcaaatataaaaataaaattatatctaataataaaacattgaaaaagtatttttataatttataaattccaattaaataaaataattaattaaagtaatgaaatttaaaaaatgcacgtaTTGGTTTGTCAATCATtcaaatacgcattttttaattgttttcctttacattttatttatttattcaaaattaaaaaaatttccaaatgtCCTAACATTCACACCCAAGCGgcacaaataaaaattgttgagtttttttttaatttaagttaaCAATTGGTTAACTTAAATTCATGATAACAAATTgtcgttttaaatttaacataaagtcaacaatttttgtttgtgCCGCTTGGAGCacttacatcaatttaaagtttaaattttttcccgccaaTTTTGACAGCCATTCTGTTTACGCgggcatttttaaaattctcaagcGTTACTTGTCAATTCTTCTTCCAATACAATTAAACGTACACATCAGGATATGTGTATATACTTATGATACGTCAAATTACATGAGTATAGGCAATCATACGTGTTCAATGGTTATCATACATTTTATCATGTGAAAGTACAGTATTTATACAGAATATATGCTcaacacaaataaaaaaaaaagtaaaacgtCAACAATATGTAATTGTGTAATGTGTAACATATgtgtgttattattattcaattaatttacggaaataatttttctgattaattataatttaaataataaaaacataatgAGTGATTTAAcacgtaaaattaaaaatccactTCTGACTGCTGCTGGTCAAGGATTTCCATTTGAAGAACATGAAATCCCAAATTTATTGATACCTGTGGCACAACCTGTGTTAACCTCAACTTCAATAATTCAAGATGGTAAtggtaagttaattaaaaaatttattatccatTTTAAttgacgtttaaaaaaaatttagaggttatcttttaattttttaaattaataaacccCGGGcttttataaacttgaaaatttttttttatttaaactttttatatatacatgtttatttataattatatattatatataagtaggaaaggaaaattaaaacgttataaataaataggtgcagtgaaaatttaaatgacgcaagttaaacttttaattaaattcaatattacgtaaaaattaatctaaaattatatttttgtctattttatttattatctttaaggCGTTGGTCGTGATCCATATCTCTGGGTGTAAGTAATGTCTGcgtttttacgtttttttatacaattaatacacacaataattattattattaaaataagtagAAGAAGTATCGTACCAACTCCAGCAGCAATTATTTCACCTGTCGTTAAATTGTCCCAAGCTATAAGGAAACAAAAATGCCATTTATTTACTATAGAGTCAATAGTTTAAATCTAGTGAGTTAAAtttgtcaattaaaatatgaattagttttttattattgttagtgcgatttatttattaaatcagtTTAGTATTTTTACCTGTTACGTCAACTGTTTTTGTGAAAGTCCTTTGATTAATGTCAATAACTCGAAGATTTACGATTTTGTTACAGCAAGTTGAGGTGTAGTAGAAGTAAACTGGTGATTTAGTACCAGcgataaaatttgtcttgggtTGAATACCCGTTGGCTCTGAGATAACATTTTTTACTCCTGATTGATCGTTTTTAATAACTATTTCGGCGCTCCACTGATTTAAATTACAACGATCTCTACTTGATTTACCGAAACAATTATCATTGAAGTAAACTTCTATTGTTGGATCTCCACTACTTACTATCTGTATTGATATAAaagaacttatttttattattcttaaaaatattttaattaaagtaattaagaattttttataagacagAAACTAGAgttttattttagataaaaattatttttcaaaaatcaaaatatctaGTCATGTAGTAAATTAactgctctacaaaaaatatttttagatattaaTCGTTAGACTAACGGTATAAAGTTATAGATTATAGtttaatttatacaaatatttgattgtaacattataaattaaactttgaccggtaactttaaattttttaacccgATTACGTAATGTCTCAGAATCTTTGTTATAGAGCATTTACTATCGAActggaaaattaaatattaaaaattttttttatacaggGGTTTGAGAGCGGGGCAATCGGggtaccctcaaaattttttaaacattccaaaatcacttttgtaaatataattgagcgttattttgaatttgtttttcactgttttcaaaaattttcattttgtacggaaaaaaaataaactaaataaactaaaaattagtgtttgaaattataacccggaacccaggtgtcaatatggggaattttaacattccaaataatacattttataatacgtgtcgtcaattttctaagtaccagttacgatttttaaagttcaaatagtaatttttcttacatagaaaataaattttaatacttattctataattattcacgttttaatcataaatgaaaaaattactatttagaatgatagtatttactgatcactttatcactATATCAGTTGtcgttctcaatttatatagttcatttctTTCCGTATGCAACAAAATAGTATGAAAtcagtttgttttttttttcttatttcaatttacaataaaaaaactcccaGTGTCAAATTACTTCAGATGTATTTCAATAATCAACTTGAAAATACTTAcagttgtttaaatttaattaaattttaacaattttttattctataacTTTAAGCGATATgtaattgctttttttttaatattttcttcgGAATCAAAactaacttaaattttttattttgaagttaataataaatagtgattaataaataaaatggtattaatttaaagtaggcagttaaactttttaaaaaatcgaaaatgtcaGTCGAAAACCGTATACAGTCCAGTCGCGTTATAAGGTCGCTCGTTATAAGTATGCCGACTTATATTTCTTGGAAGACATTCCCCCTCTATGACtacgaaaataataatgtacaCACTACACGCTTGCAAAGTAGAGGAAGTGTGAGTTACGGCGTTCAACTGCTGAGCAGAAGTGGGGGTACAGGAATTCTTAGAATTATATTCCCCTACACCCCTGTAGGCGGACTTATAACGCGATTCGActgaataatattcaaatttcataaaaaaaaaaaaaaaaaagatttaacgtATTTGAGTCCCCGAAAACTTAGTacttccttaagtaccccgttttgcccctcaAAACAAAACAATAATAGAGGTATAGTTGATAATTGATCTTACGTTAatcttttgaaaataaattaacgtaATCTCcgaattgtaattaatttgagtttgtttattactattatttaacaGAAAATCTATAGAGTATTGAATAGgttttaattgataacaaataaaattagttaCCCCACTAGTTGaattttgtatataaatatacgcaGATTTAGTTTCTCCAAAATCGTTACCTTTGACCTTTAAACTAACAGTgtttatattaaattcattagCATTTGGCGGTATAATAATTCGTACTGGAATAAAAGCCGTCTGTTCCGCAGCAATCCAATTACTCAATGggtagaaaataatttgatactgACTACTCCGTGCTTCATACTGATAGAGAACATCAAAATCGACACTGTTTGtaacagaaaataatattgtgTGTACTGTTCCCGGTGTTGCTATTAATTTACTTTCATAAGCAACATCAACAAGAACATTTCTTCTTATcaaatcattttcattttccaATTGCGTCAGTTCATTTAatctttctatttttttatttccattacTTTCATTTTCATCAACTTCATAAATTTCTTGCGTTATTATTCTTGACTTTGATTCATCTTCgtcttgtaataaaaaaaaaaaaaaataatatcataattattaataaactacAAAGTTTAATGacgtatgaaataattttatttgtttagtaaaaaaaaaattttaacaaaaaatgtttttaaaaaaatctgaatcaCGCGGTCTGATCAGAGGGCATTTGCGACTGTCTATTGCATAATCGGGTAATGAGTTTGCGCAGTATCTTTAAATAACATTTGCtcatgttaaaatatatatgaatagtGTACCGTCAATAGTTGATGGGTTATTGAGCAATGAGAAAGtcattagttattattttaaaataatttacactaatggtgattataaatttacaatgaTATTGAATTTGCGGTGATGGATAATTAGTTGCTggttattttacttaaaaaatctattgagTTATGTTTCTAAAATGTATTACTGTTATGTTTACCTTGTTCTTGCCAATCTATACGACTAGGTAAGTCTATTCTTCGTGACAAACttgttgatttatttattaccaacATCGTTACATTGTTTGAGGCATTCACATTTTTATCGATTCTTAATTTCCATTCACCGGGTTctggattttttattaataaatagtattcgtttgtgtaaatattttttcttagaaACAAATCTGTTGATTTTTTACGTTGTGatcctaaaaaaaatagataattaaataatggcttttttttttttatttaattaaaaatttaatgatactgaaagtaCTTTCaatcgtttcgaatcgtttcttttaatcaggggtagtagacatcaaaaaaatttatttattttcaataaacaaaataaatattgataggcaaaaatttccaatgtgaaaaattttaaagaattcTATTGTggacatttttcaaaaatttttattatgacaaTTAACTtggtagtaaaattttaaattatcggcTACTTTCAGCgtcatgaaaatttatcatatttttttatgtattcattatttcaatattgtggataattgtaatgatgataatttataattgactCAAGACACGCtactataatttaaaaattattacatacaaagtaaataataataataatatttacctaGTGGAATTTGCAGTAGAAACCATGAAATGTTTCCCATCAGTGTCAATTGCAGTAATGCAGTGTCACTATTtacttcaaaatttaattcattatcgaattcgtatttttttgttacaacgtcctgtaaaattatttgttttttttagtattttaaaaataaataaattgggaAGTTCATAATAATTACCAATTGTGTAGTAGATTCAATTAATGAATCATTACAATCGATTTTAATAGAAGTCTCACATGTTGCATACTCTAATGTTTCTTTGATTGTTGATATTAATCCTTGATCTtacataaaaatgttttttttattcaataaaattatttatataaaattagtataaaagcattcaagtttttttatctcaataaaaaaaaaagatcgtaatttgcaattaattttctattattttctaaaaaaatttaaacaaataatcgaaaaatatttttacatatctcagaatttttttttttttttattgaaactaaagttaaaattttcaataaaaattttttttatcaaaatttaatttattatttttttaagtttttgttcaaaagaCAACTAATAAAAGCTTATATTGAAATtcagaaaaacaaattttagaattaatgTAATATAAAATTCTTTGTTACACAGTTTATTAACTAATAACTTTAGGTctagacaattaaatttattaaaataatttttttttgattaccaattaatttattttcaatccaCAAAACATTTAAATGATCATCTTGTATTTGAATATCATCGGTGCAATACCTAAACACGCAATTAatgatcattttaaaaataaatattcacttaatattttattcactaaaataaaaaaaatacctcgaacatttattaaaattaattttattaacaataatccagcgttcattaaaattatccaCCTGCGCACGAACAAaagtaaaacaaataaatataataattttattaaacatgaTTTCAGTTAAACgtttgagttaaaaaataaaactgacaatttttgaatGCGTCGGTTTAACTTATAAGCCAAAAGTTTCCGGTTTACAAAAGATATTACTGattacattaaattaaaaaaaaaaaataaaaatctttctgtacattgtgatttttttttaaatgtttgcaTATTTGTTACGACGGTGACACAAATGATGATGAAAGCAATAAGtaaatgattacacaattgtCGAATGttagtcatatatttatacactaAAATAGTGggtgtgtatactattttaaatgtaagaaaaattgatAGATAAATCAGACGGACAGTATCCTGTTAAACATTGTTCGTCACATGTAGAATAACTTACGGGAAATCCAGGTTAAAGATAGCTCAGTAATATCATAATactatgataaaattttattacatacaatagttacaaaaaaaacccatgttatatcaataaaacgtatgactataattttcacttaaatttgattgtaaataattattatttccatcCATTATAGCCAATCCAACTTCAGTATTTCCAAGTGGGGATACTAatggtaaatatttactatattatttgtaaagataacattttaatgtttattaataatgtgagattgttttttttgtccaGTATTATCTACAATTGAACTCAATGATAACAGAGATGGatcaaataatataataacaaaaacagAAACTTTATCGGAAATTTCATTGAATGATCAAACttatgatgataatttttctaatagtAAGAATATTGTCGAGAGTAttgataatttgaatattaatccTATCACTCCGCCGCTAACGTTGCCATCACTAACAAATGgttagtatataaatatatatatttttatttttatttagttgtCTATTAGAAGTTACGAATTTTCCCATAATtaggtaattattttatcgcactcttaaaatatatgcttatttaaaaaaaaaaaaataacttttatgaGTTGATAAATTACTTGtttcttatatttaaattatatatttataaatatgtactgttttattatttatatatattgataattaattattcacatttaaatcttttgattataaaaaattcttgttaaatttattaattaattattcatgaactataaaaaagtgtaactttttttataattactttctTGTGTAACGAAAGtgttcaattcaaattttcaataaattttttcatgcttACATCAACAAAAATTGAGTTAAATTAGCGTTCTTTTATGAGGATTCTCAGACAATACCCCCACTTTTAGAAATATTCACTGAACTTGAACTGTCATAgctgtattaaaatttttttaattaaaaaaaaattaaagcattagtTGAAAATAGGACAACGTAGTTGCAATTTCGCTGAGGtatagatttttgaaaaaattacttacaaatgTTATCAGTTGGAtgttaaacaaaattcgttaagtaaatttcagtaaaatcttcatgtctaTTTACATGTATAATTCGACATGTCAAATTTcgtaggctaaaatttatttaccaaatttcgtctaactcctaattgataacaattgtaagtaatttttcttcaaaaatctATATCTCAGCGAAATcctaacttatttttttcaaattaatgctctaattttttttaattaattaattaaattttaaaacacttATGACAGTTGGaagtttttgaatatttttaaaaaatggaggGGGGGAGGCACTGTCCGAGAATGTccttaaaagtaatttttctttagttaaaaaaataattcttgtaTCAAGCGATAAATATGTTACagatttttaatgaaattattcatCTATtctttcgaaatattttttttttcccagtGTCGGATTAAGGTAAAGGATTTTCAGTTTACCATGCTTACAAAAAAcgctaaaaataattcacttGATATATTAAGCCGGTCagtgaaggaaatttaataaaaaatcatttacgatcacttttttaatgtgaaaaaaaattttctacagcaatttttttagttagcGTTACTTTTgatagaattatttatttgtagcttAGATTCAGTAGTGGGTTTTTATGaaggatatttttttacgatggataacttttatacTTTcttaaatagaatttttttatgaaaggGATTTTCTTTtgagttaataattttatttaaataattagtatattacatacccaggccagtaaaataagaaaagtctcagagcacatgtaattgttggccgaggctgacaaacatgtggtctgaggctttcttttttactggccaaggtgcgtatactatttttctgctcgacgaagccggaaagttgcagCTTCGTTAagggcagcggcccgaaagaTGCCACTTTCCGGTCAGAGGgcagaaaaaagtttttttacgtttaatttaacttttattattttaaaatataattatttaataaatttgaataattttttgagttattttttaattaacttaaaattgtcGCAAATATTAtgtcagaataaaatttatttattctctaaaaaataaattaatgaaaaatgttttttttagtacaaaattcaaattatcgtCTTGGTAATCAACGACGTCTAAGATATGTGCCACCTCCTAATTTAACGTCATCAATTCAAGCACCAACATTACAGCCACCGATAAATCAATCACTCACCAGTAACTTGCCACCGAGTTTAAATACACAGGATATTTTTATACCACCTCAA is part of the Microplitis mediator isolate UGA2020A chromosome 11, iyMicMedi2.1, whole genome shotgun sequence genome and harbors:
- the LOC130678025 gene encoding uncharacterized protein LOC130678025 isoform X2, producing the protein MFNKIIIFICFTFVRAQVDNFNERWIIVNKINFNKCSRYCTDDIQIQDDHLNVLWIENKLIGLISTIKETLEYATCETSIKIDCNDSLIESTTQLDVVTKKYEFDNELNFEVNSDTALLQLTLMGNISWFLLQIPLGSQRKKSTDLFLRKNIYTNEYYLLIKNPEPGEWKLRIDKNVNASNNVTMLVINKSTSLSRRIDLPSRIDWQEQDEDESKSRIITQEIYEVDENESNGNKKIERLNELTQLENENDLIRRNVLVDVAYESKLIATPGTVHTILFSVTNSVDFDVLYQYEARSSQYQIIFYPLSNWIAAEQTAFIPVRIIIPPNANEFNINTVSLKVKGNDFGETKSAYIYIQNSTSGIVSSGDPTIEVYFNDNCFGKSSRDRCNLNQWSAEIVIKNDQSGVKNVISEPTGIQPKTNFIAGTKSPVYFYYTSTCCNKIVNLRVIDINQRTFTKTVDVTAWDNLTTGEIIAAGVGTILLLLILIIIIIVCINCIKKRKNADITYTQRYGSRPTP
- the LOC130678025 gene encoding uncharacterized protein LOC130678025 isoform X1 yields the protein MFNKIIIFICFTFVRAQVDNFNERWIIVNKINFNKCSRYCTDDIQIQDDHLNVLWIENKLIDQGLISTIKETLEYATCETSIKIDCNDSLIESTTQLDVVTKKYEFDNELNFEVNSDTALLQLTLMGNISWFLLQIPLGSQRKKSTDLFLRKNIYTNEYYLLIKNPEPGEWKLRIDKNVNASNNVTMLVINKSTSLSRRIDLPSRIDWQEQDEDESKSRIITQEIYEVDENESNGNKKIERLNELTQLENENDLIRRNVLVDVAYESKLIATPGTVHTILFSVTNSVDFDVLYQYEARSSQYQIIFYPLSNWIAAEQTAFIPVRIIIPPNANEFNINTVSLKVKGNDFGETKSAYIYIQNSTSGIVSSGDPTIEVYFNDNCFGKSSRDRCNLNQWSAEIVIKNDQSGVKNVISEPTGIQPKTNFIAGTKSPVYFYYTSTCCNKIVNLRVIDINQRTFTKTVDVTAWDNLTTGEIIAAGVGTILLLLILIIIIIVCINCIKKRKNADITYTQRYGSRPTP